The following coding sequences are from one Humulus lupulus chromosome X, drHumLupu1.1, whole genome shotgun sequence window:
- the LOC133804856 gene encoding GDSL esterase/lipase EXL3-like yields MEHYYFYSSFFGRFTTFVVLLVVLHGGGGGSSTAKAATKLQWNESVLAIQAFGDSFLDTGNNNHLISITKCDFPPYGRDFIGGKPTGRFSNGKVISDLFAEALGVKGLLPSYHDKDLKIKDLQTGLCFASGGSGYDPLSSKINRVIPLSDQIEFFKDYKRRLKRGVGEERTKSIIENSLFLTSAGNNDILFSYFGTKLRQINYDVPSYTDLLVNFASHFFRDLYDLGARKFGVLNTSPLGCLPFSRTIDGGIARGCANDYNEAVKMFNHKLSSHLTSLSHQLPHSTMVYIDLYNPLLDIILQSTKYGFEISKKGCCGSGALETAILCNKFSIGSSCANTSEYVFWDSLHPSELAYKALVSQLIPQLYN; encoded by the exons ATGGAGCATTACTACTTCTACTCCTCCTTCTTCGGCCGGTTTACTACATTTGTGGTTTTGTTGGTGGTTTTACACGGCGGCGGGGGCGGCTCCAGCACCGCGAAAGCCGCCACAAAGCTACAGTGGAACGAGAGTGTTTTGGCAATTCAGGCGTTTGGAGACTCATTCCTTGACACTGGCAACAACAACCATCTTATCTCCATAACCAAATGTGATTTTCCTCCTTATGGAAGAGATTTCATTGGTGGAAAACCCACTGGAAGATTCTCCAATGGAAAAGTTATCTCCGACCTCTTTg CCGAAGCATTGGGAGTGAAGGGACTTTTGCCTTCATACCATGACAAAGACTTGAAAATTAAGGATCTTCAAACAGGTTTATGTTTTGCCTCAGGTGGCTCCGGATATGATCCTTTATCATCcaaaataaat CGAGTTATCCCTCTATCAGATCAAATAGAGTTCTTCAAAGATTATAAGAGAAGGCTGAAAAGAGGTGTTGGAGAAGAAAGAACAAAGAGTATAATAGAGAACAGTCTCTTTCTAACATCAGCTGGTAATAATGACATCTTATTCAGCTACTTTGGAACCAAACTTAGACAAATCAACTATGATGTTCCTTCCTACACTGACCTTTTGGTTAACTTTGCTTCTCATTTTTTCAGG GATTTATATGATTTGGGTGCAAGAAAATTTGGTGTTCTTAATACATCACCACTGGGGTGTCTACCATTTTCAAGAACAATAGATGGAGGCATTGCAAGAGGTTGTGCCAATGATTACAACGAAGCAGTAAAAATGTTCAACCACAAGCTCTCTTCTCACTTAACTTCCCTCAGCCACCAACTCCCTCATTCTACTATGGTTTATATTGATCTTTACAACCCTCTTCTTGATATCATCCTACAATCTACCAAATATG GTTTTGAAATATCAAAAAAAGGGTGTTGTGGAAGTGGAGCTCTAGAGACAGCGATACTTTGCAACAAGTTTAGTATTGGAAGCAGTTGTGCTAATACATCTGAGTATGTGTTTTGGGACTCTCTTCATCCCTCTGAATTAGCTTACAAAGCACTCGTTTCTCAACTCATTCCACAACTCTATAATTAA
- the LOC133806705 gene encoding replication protein A 70 kDa DNA-binding subunit B-like: protein MERQVKSIKEIFPRSKNWIYKVLAAEKHPPRNSRHNSSIFQHLLLVDKEGKRIQATIFEENIQKYEKLIIMFKTYNISNALVNFIPQQYRIVDNKYQWIINEHTTVKEVEDEEIINTPQELYNFSFVPFNALEQYKTRTMEVDILALVIDIQPRKYIPTSSGVSCVRELTLLNEEKSQILLTVWDELFENECAIIASKIGARPVLATKNLKVVSYMNTSLSTKPASRLLIDLELPQAIGLRTWRDENNMYLEHFVSRDLLASSTLTIPTSDALTPIITVKNLVEQKDRFWIEGKFCVRNLNQNFWYMACDKCHKSTQKEFNEPVEKDHCNNKDGKAIPRCFVLVECEDTSGVLPAAIFGENAEKFIHCSALELMKHTTEVSNIMMQ from the exons ATGGAGAGGCAAGTCAAAAGCATAAAAGAAATATTCCCTCGAAGTAAAAATTGGATCTACAAGGTATTAGCAGCTGAGAAGCATCCTCCCAGAAATTCTCGCCATAATTCCTCCATATTTCAACACCTTCTGCTTGTTGACAAGGAg GGAAAAAGGATACAAGCTACAATCTTTGaggaaaatatacaaaaatatgaaaagttAATAATTATGTTTAAGACTTACAACATCTCAAATGCTTTAGTCAATTTCATTCCACAACAATATCGGATAGTTGATAATAAGTATCAGTGGATCATCAACGAGCACACTACTGTTAAGGAAGTTGAAGATGAAGAAATAATAAATACACCACAGGAACTTTATAACTTCTCTTTTGTGCCATTCAATGCTTTGGAGCAATATAAAACTCGCACAATGGAAGttg ATATCCTGGCTTTAGTCATCGACATACAACCACGAAAATATATCCCGACATCATCTGGTGTGAGTTGTGTTCGAGAATTGACTCTACTGAATGAAGA AAAATCACAAATACTGCTGACTGTGTGGGATGAGCTGTTTGAGAATGAATGTGCTATTATTGCAAGCAAAATTGGAGCAAGACCTGTTCTAGCAACCAAGAACCTTAAAGTTGTTTCATATATGA ACACATCACTCAGCACAAAACCTGCAAGTCGCCTCCTAATTGACCTAGAACTACCACAAGCAATTGGACTACGCACCTG GCGTGATGAAAATAACATGTACTTAGAGCACTTTGTTTCTAGAGACCTTCTAGCTTCATCAACCTTGACTATACCTACAAGTGATGCACTTACACCAATCATTACTGTTAAAAATCTTGTAGAACAG AAAGATAGGTTTTGGATTGAAGGAAAATTTTGCGTGAGGAACTTAAATCAAAATTTTTGGTATATGGCTTGTGATAAATGTCACAAATCTACACAGAAAGAGTTCAACGAACCTGTAGAGAAAGACCACTGCAACAACAAAGATGGCAAAGCAATACCCAG GTGTTTTGTTCTGGTTGAATGTGAAGATACTTCTGGAGTGTTACCTGCAGCAATTTTCGGAGAGAACGCAGAAAAGTTCATTCACTGCAGTGCTCTTGAATTAATGAAACACACCACCGAGGTATCTAACATTATGATGCAATAA
- the LOC133806706 gene encoding uncharacterized protein LOC133806706 — protein sequence MGEYRLQKLRNAVDYCAVNSSVLRGKFKAKFLYLSLTAATEVQYASAVWHHLCVPKHRFISWQMINDHLLTRDNLGKIMELPSYLCLVCECFNESHQHLFFDCSFTKNLQQAVSSWSGLQGWPLTMVAWKSWCSNVGSDLKKLVWNAIISAVIYSVWCNRNRCLFDLCCSSVLVVSSSIKTTIKARVKTITSDCYC from the exons ATGGGAGAATACAGGCTCCAGAAG TTAAGGAATGCAGTTGATTATTGTGCTGTTAACTCTTCGGTATTAAGAGGCAAGTTTAAAGCTAAATTCCTTTATCTGTCTCTTACAGCAGCTACAGAGGTTCAATATGCCTCTGCTGTTTGGCATCATCTTTGTGTCCCGAAACATAGATTCATTTCTTGGCAAATGATAAATGATCATCTTCTTACTCGTGATAATCTAGGAAAAATCATGGAGCTTCCTTCGTATCTTTGCCTGGTTTGTGAGTGTTTCAACGAGTCCCACCAGCACCTTTTCTTTGACTGCTCTTTCACTAAGAACCTTCAACAAGCAGTTAGTTCTTGGTCCGGTTTACAGGGCTGGCCTCTTACCATGGTAGCCTGGAAGAGTTGGTGCTCTAATGTTGGTTCAGATCTGAAGAAGCTGGTTTGGAATGCTATTATTTCAGCAGTGATCTACTCGGTCTGGTGTAACAGGAATAGATGTCTGTTTGATCTGTGTTGTAGCTCAGTGTTGGTAGTTAGCTCCTCTATTAAAACTACTATCAAAGCTAGAGTTAAGACTATTACTT